One genomic region from Podarcis raffonei isolate rPodRaf1 chromosome 16, rPodRaf1.pri, whole genome shotgun sequence encodes:
- the LOC128404278 gene encoding C-reactive protein-like, whose product MKMLLFFCFFLLLNACQSFGQQASGSGLSGKQVVFAQASNTAHVVLKASPKQPLTAFTVCLKHYTDLTRAYSLFSYATQNSHNDIIIYKHKPNQYSFYVGGEAVTFLTPEKQSLERETLCASWDSATGLARLWVNGKRLPPRSLKKGYSISADSSIVLGQDQDNMGGGFDINDSYVGELLDVRMWERELSQEEMKRALLDDNIPGNAIFDWETVNYEAKGGVIIERAWSP is encoded by the exons ATGAAGATGcttctcttcttctgcttcttcctcctcctcaatgCCTGTCAGTCTTTTGGCCAGCAAG cttcaggTTCAGGCCTCTCTGGGAAGCAAGTCGTTTTCGCGCAAGCATCGAATACTGCCCATGTGGTTTTGAAGGCCTCCCCGAAGCAGCCGTTGACCGCCTTCACCGTGTGCCTGAAACATTACACGGACCTGACCCGTGCTTACAGCCTTTTCTCTTATGCCACCCAGAACAGCCACAACGATATCATCATCTACAAGCACAAACCCAACCAATACAGCTTCTACGTGGGAGGTGAAGCAGTGACCTTCTTGACCCCAGAAAAACAGTCACTTGAAAGAGAGACTTTGTGTGCATCTTGGGATTCTGCCACAGGGCTGGCGAGGTTGTGGGTGAATGGAAAACGTCTGCCGCCCAGAAGCCTGAAGAAAGGATACTCCATCAGTGCAGACTCATCGATTGTGCTTGGTCAAGATCAAGACAATATGGGGGGTGGCTTTGACATCAACGACTCCTATGTCGGAGAGCTGCTGGACGTGAGGATGTGGGAGAGGGAGCTGTCCCAGGAGGAAATGAAGCGCGCCCTGCTTGACGACAATATTCCTGGCAACGCCATATTTGATTGGGAAACAGTCAATTATGAAGCAAAGGGTGGTGTTATTATTGAGCGTGCATGGTCACCTTAA
- the LOC128404279 gene encoding uncharacterized protein LOC128404279 has product MCSEFSWLKPGGQLLISDYCCGPRPWSKAFTEYIRRRGYSLLTPWEYGQVLQEAGFRQVQALDYTERMLSALTQELQELERSRQQFVQVGRQIGDEAA; this is encoded by the exons ATGTGCAGTGAGTTT TCGTGGCTGAAGCCAGGCGGGCAGCTTCTCATCTCTGATTATTGCTGTGGGCCTCGCCCCTGGTCGAAAGCTTTCACGGAGTACATCAGACGGAGGGGCTACAGCCTTCTCACACCCTGGGAATATGgccag GTGCTGCAGGAGGCTGGATTCAGGCAGGTCCAGGCGTTGGACTATACAGAGCGGATGCTGTCAGCCTTGACTCAAGAGCTGCAAGAGCTGGAAAGAAGTCGGCAGCAATTTGTCCAGGTGGGTCGGCAGATTGGAGATGAAGCAGCCTAG